A part of Scleropages formosus chromosome 3, fSclFor1.1, whole genome shotgun sequence genomic DNA contains:
- the LOC108924762 gene encoding uncharacterized protein LOC108924762 isoform X3 yields the protein MMSVFSNINKSKVKLLNVLYFLQCDQERKKSMVSADKESGTGQRELCPFCGRPFKRLKTHLPHCKMAPVAKATKSSVAPSESRSPVLEHAASERRTTAVMPEGFSNTDLTGTVTSPAVKKKSTRLSVKTVVPKVSPNKNITPKNLPKFDLSSGPPKVKPKVQEQEMMKTEESDKSSRPGGGREVVSAQKGRGSASLKTDIHSGTADKVRSRESTKKGQRKRKAPDTEMQQTCMPFGPLNEDGAVTQKLLLGSLSSNGKAEGAGRELRAQEMANSRSAPAECHIWGHKGTKTDVWDHIKNGLTGKSCRRLLTADLSEAALGVGPAFQEVEPQSSPILVNQAGLLSKQRPENLFPRANDGSAPCHNPAGALWEPCGRGSRVAGLEWTPELATSYRGIGFSMLPLWCPTEHVQRKPPPVQPIARQVQGSVTERALLELRLAELPTWLMSRPLPTPRQGVALLRKGWQWYHSKYVDVRRGAIGGVAMLLAGCCVLSYLWSYPDFKHERWRKYH from the exons ATGATGAGCGTCTTCTCGAATATAAACAAGTCAAAGGTTAAACTGCTAAATGTGCTGTATTTCCTACAGTGTgatcaggagagaaaaaaaagtatgGTTTCAG CAGACAAGGAGTCAGGGACTGGCCAGAGGGAGCTGTGTCCATTTTGTGGCAGGCCTTTCAAGAGGCTAAAAACTCACCTTCCTCACTGCAAAATGGCACCTGTTGCCAAGGCGACAAAAAGCTCGGTGGCCCCTTCGGAGTCACGCAGCCCTGTCCTTGAACACGCTGCTTCGGAGAGGAGGACGACAGCAGTGATGCCGGAGGGGTTTTCAAATACAGACTTGACAGGAACGGTGACTTCCCCTGCCGTGAAGAAAAAGAGCACACGTCTCTCGGTGAAGACTGTGGTACCAAAGGTAAGcccaaacaaaaacatcacacCGAAAAATCTCCCAAAATTTGACCTTTCTAGTGGTCCACCTAAGGTCAAACCCAAGGTACAGGAGCAGGAGATGATGAAAACGGAAGAGTCAGATAAAAGCAGTCGACCTGGAGGTGGCAGGGAGGTGGTGTCTGCACAAAAGGGAAGGGGGTCAGCGTCCCTAAAAACGGACATCCACAGTGGGACCGCGGACAAGGTGAGAAGCCGCGAAAGTACAAAGAAAGGGCAGCGCAAGCGGAAGGCTCCGGATACGGAGATGCAGCAGACGTGCATGCCGTTTGGTCCTTTGAACGAGGATGGTGCTGTGACGCAGAAGTTGTTACTTGGGTCACTGTCATCAAATGGTAAGGCAGAAGGAGCTGGGAGGGAACTCCGTGCTCAAGAAATGGCCAACAGCAGGTCAGCTCCCGCTGAATGCCACATTTGGGGCCATAAGGGGACCAAGACGGATGTGTGGGATCATATTAAAAACGGTTTAACTGGCAAGAGCTGCAGACGTCTTCTCACGGCTGATCTGAGCGAAGCTGCCCTCGGGGTTGGACCCGCTTTCCAAGAAGTGGAACCTCAAAGTTCCCCGATTCTGGTCAACCAGGCCGGGCTTTTGTCCAAGCAAAGACCCGAGAACTTGTTTCCTAGAGCCAACGATGGCTCTGCCCCCTGCCACAACCCCGCAGGTGCGCTGTGGGAGCCGTGCGGGCGAGGGAGCCGTGTTGCTGGCCTGGAGTGGACACCGGAGTTGGCTACCTCCTACCGCGGTATAGGCTTCTCCATGCTTCCCTTGTGGTGCCCCACCGAGCACGTGCAGAGAAAGCCTCCGCCAGTGCAGCCAATTGCACGACAGGTTCAAG gtAGTGTGACTGAGCGAGCTCTCTTGGAGCTCAGGCTTGCGGAGCTGCCAACGTGGCTGATGTCACGACCCCTACCTACCCCCCGACAGGGCGTGGCATTGCTCCGGAAAG GATGGCAGTGGTACCACAGTAAGTACGTCGATGTCCGGAGAGGGGCCATCGGCGGGGTGGCCATGCTGCTGGCTGGCTGCTGCGTCCTGAGTTACCTGTGGAGTTACCCCGACTTCA AACATGAGCGCTGGAGAAAGTACCACTGA
- the LOC108924762 gene encoding uncharacterized protein LOC108924762 isoform X2 has product MMSVFSNINKSKVKLLNVLYFLQCDQERKKSMVSDKESGTGQRELCPFCGRPFKRLKTHLPHCKMAPVAKATKSSVAPSESRSPVLEHAASERRTTAVMPEGFSNTDLTGTVTSPAVKKKSTRLSVKTVVPKVSPNKNITPKNLPKFDLSSGPPKVKPKVQEQEMMKTEESDKSSRPGGGREVVSAQKGRGSASLKTDIHSGTADKVRSRESTKKGQRKRKAPDTEMQQTCMPFGPLNEDGAVTQKLLLGSLSSNGKAEGAGRELRAQEMANSRSAPAECHIWGHKGTKTDVWDHIKNGLTGKSCRRLLTADLSEAALGVGPAFQEVEPQSSPILVNQAGLLSKQRPENLFPRANDGSAPCHNPAGALWEPCGRGSRVAGLEWTPELATSYRGIGFSMLPLWCPTEHVQRKPPPVQPIARQVQGSVTERALLELRLAELPTWLMSRPLPTPRQGVALLRKAGWQWYHSKYVDVRRGAIGGVAMLLAGCCVLSYLWSYPDFKHERWRKYH; this is encoded by the exons ATGATGAGCGTCTTCTCGAATATAAACAAGTCAAAGGTTAAACTGCTAAATGTGCTGTATTTCCTACAGTGTgatcaggagagaaaaaaaagtatgGTTTCAG ACAAGGAGTCAGGGACTGGCCAGAGGGAGCTGTGTCCATTTTGTGGCAGGCCTTTCAAGAGGCTAAAAACTCACCTTCCTCACTGCAAAATGGCACCTGTTGCCAAGGCGACAAAAAGCTCGGTGGCCCCTTCGGAGTCACGCAGCCCTGTCCTTGAACACGCTGCTTCGGAGAGGAGGACGACAGCAGTGATGCCGGAGGGGTTTTCAAATACAGACTTGACAGGAACGGTGACTTCCCCTGCCGTGAAGAAAAAGAGCACACGTCTCTCGGTGAAGACTGTGGTACCAAAGGTAAGcccaaacaaaaacatcacacCGAAAAATCTCCCAAAATTTGACCTTTCTAGTGGTCCACCTAAGGTCAAACCCAAGGTACAGGAGCAGGAGATGATGAAAACGGAAGAGTCAGATAAAAGCAGTCGACCTGGAGGTGGCAGGGAGGTGGTGTCTGCACAAAAGGGAAGGGGGTCAGCGTCCCTAAAAACGGACATCCACAGTGGGACCGCGGACAAGGTGAGAAGCCGCGAAAGTACAAAGAAAGGGCAGCGCAAGCGGAAGGCTCCGGATACGGAGATGCAGCAGACGTGCATGCCGTTTGGTCCTTTGAACGAGGATGGTGCTGTGACGCAGAAGTTGTTACTTGGGTCACTGTCATCAAATGGTAAGGCAGAAGGAGCTGGGAGGGAACTCCGTGCTCAAGAAATGGCCAACAGCAGGTCAGCTCCCGCTGAATGCCACATTTGGGGCCATAAGGGGACCAAGACGGATGTGTGGGATCATATTAAAAACGGTTTAACTGGCAAGAGCTGCAGACGTCTTCTCACGGCTGATCTGAGCGAAGCTGCCCTCGGGGTTGGACCCGCTTTCCAAGAAGTGGAACCTCAAAGTTCCCCGATTCTGGTCAACCAGGCCGGGCTTTTGTCCAAGCAAAGACCCGAGAACTTGTTTCCTAGAGCCAACGATGGCTCTGCCCCCTGCCACAACCCCGCAGGTGCGCTGTGGGAGCCGTGCGGGCGAGGGAGCCGTGTTGCTGGCCTGGAGTGGACACCGGAGTTGGCTACCTCCTACCGCGGTATAGGCTTCTCCATGCTTCCCTTGTGGTGCCCCACCGAGCACGTGCAGAGAAAGCCTCCGCCAGTGCAGCCAATTGCACGACAGGTTCAAG gtAGTGTGACTGAGCGAGCTCTCTTGGAGCTCAGGCTTGCGGAGCTGCCAACGTGGCTGATGTCACGACCCCTACCTACCCCCCGACAGGGCGTGGCATTGCTCCGGAAAG CAGGATGGCAGTGGTACCACAGTAAGTACGTCGATGTCCGGAGAGGGGCCATCGGCGGGGTGGCCATGCTGCTGGCTGGCTGCTGCGTCCTGAGTTACCTGTGGAGTTACCCCGACTTCA AACATGAGCGCTGGAGAAAGTACCACTGA
- the LOC108924762 gene encoding uncharacterized protein LOC108924762 isoform X4: protein MCCISYSVIRREKKVWFQESGTGQRELCPFCGRPFKRLKTHLPHCKMAPVAKATKSSVAPSESRSPVLEHAASERRTTAVMPEGFSNTDLTGTVTSPAVKKKSTRLSVKTVVPKVSPNKNITPKNLPKFDLSSGPPKVKPKVQEQEMMKTEESDKSSRPGGGREVVSAQKGRGSASLKTDIHSGTADKVRSRESTKKGQRKRKAPDTEMQQTCMPFGPLNEDGAVTQKLLLGSLSSNGKAEGAGRELRAQEMANSRSAPAECHIWGHKGTKTDVWDHIKNGLTGKSCRRLLTADLSEAALGVGPAFQEVEPQSSPILVNQAGLLSKQRPENLFPRANDGSAPCHNPAGALWEPCGRGSRVAGLEWTPELATSYRGIGFSMLPLWCPTEHVQRKPPPVQPIARQVQGSVTERALLELRLAELPTWLMSRPLPTPRQGVALLRKAGWQWYHSKYVDVRRGAIGGVAMLLAGCCVLSYLWSYPDFKHERWRKYH from the exons ATGTGCTGTATTTCCTACAGTGTgatcaggagagaaaaaaaagtatgGTTTCAG GAGTCAGGGACTGGCCAGAGGGAGCTGTGTCCATTTTGTGGCAGGCCTTTCAAGAGGCTAAAAACTCACCTTCCTCACTGCAAAATGGCACCTGTTGCCAAGGCGACAAAAAGCTCGGTGGCCCCTTCGGAGTCACGCAGCCCTGTCCTTGAACACGCTGCTTCGGAGAGGAGGACGACAGCAGTGATGCCGGAGGGGTTTTCAAATACAGACTTGACAGGAACGGTGACTTCCCCTGCCGTGAAGAAAAAGAGCACACGTCTCTCGGTGAAGACTGTGGTACCAAAGGTAAGcccaaacaaaaacatcacacCGAAAAATCTCCCAAAATTTGACCTTTCTAGTGGTCCACCTAAGGTCAAACCCAAGGTACAGGAGCAGGAGATGATGAAAACGGAAGAGTCAGATAAAAGCAGTCGACCTGGAGGTGGCAGGGAGGTGGTGTCTGCACAAAAGGGAAGGGGGTCAGCGTCCCTAAAAACGGACATCCACAGTGGGACCGCGGACAAGGTGAGAAGCCGCGAAAGTACAAAGAAAGGGCAGCGCAAGCGGAAGGCTCCGGATACGGAGATGCAGCAGACGTGCATGCCGTTTGGTCCTTTGAACGAGGATGGTGCTGTGACGCAGAAGTTGTTACTTGGGTCACTGTCATCAAATGGTAAGGCAGAAGGAGCTGGGAGGGAACTCCGTGCTCAAGAAATGGCCAACAGCAGGTCAGCTCCCGCTGAATGCCACATTTGGGGCCATAAGGGGACCAAGACGGATGTGTGGGATCATATTAAAAACGGTTTAACTGGCAAGAGCTGCAGACGTCTTCTCACGGCTGATCTGAGCGAAGCTGCCCTCGGGGTTGGACCCGCTTTCCAAGAAGTGGAACCTCAAAGTTCCCCGATTCTGGTCAACCAGGCCGGGCTTTTGTCCAAGCAAAGACCCGAGAACTTGTTTCCTAGAGCCAACGATGGCTCTGCCCCCTGCCACAACCCCGCAGGTGCGCTGTGGGAGCCGTGCGGGCGAGGGAGCCGTGTTGCTGGCCTGGAGTGGACACCGGAGTTGGCTACCTCCTACCGCGGTATAGGCTTCTCCATGCTTCCCTTGTGGTGCCCCACCGAGCACGTGCAGAGAAAGCCTCCGCCAGTGCAGCCAATTGCACGACAGGTTCAAG gtAGTGTGACTGAGCGAGCTCTCTTGGAGCTCAGGCTTGCGGAGCTGCCAACGTGGCTGATGTCACGACCCCTACCTACCCCCCGACAGGGCGTGGCATTGCTCCGGAAAG CAGGATGGCAGTGGTACCACAGTAAGTACGTCGATGTCCGGAGAGGGGCCATCGGCGGGGTGGCCATGCTGCTGGCTGGCTGCTGCGTCCTGAGTTACCTGTGGAGTTACCCCGACTTCA AACATGAGCGCTGGAGAAAGTACCACTGA
- the LOC108924762 gene encoding uncharacterized protein LOC108924762 isoform X1 encodes MMSVFSNINKSKVKLLNVLYFLQCDQERKKSMVSADKESGTGQRELCPFCGRPFKRLKTHLPHCKMAPVAKATKSSVAPSESRSPVLEHAASERRTTAVMPEGFSNTDLTGTVTSPAVKKKSTRLSVKTVVPKVSPNKNITPKNLPKFDLSSGPPKVKPKVQEQEMMKTEESDKSSRPGGGREVVSAQKGRGSASLKTDIHSGTADKVRSRESTKKGQRKRKAPDTEMQQTCMPFGPLNEDGAVTQKLLLGSLSSNGKAEGAGRELRAQEMANSRSAPAECHIWGHKGTKTDVWDHIKNGLTGKSCRRLLTADLSEAALGVGPAFQEVEPQSSPILVNQAGLLSKQRPENLFPRANDGSAPCHNPAGALWEPCGRGSRVAGLEWTPELATSYRGIGFSMLPLWCPTEHVQRKPPPVQPIARQVQGSVTERALLELRLAELPTWLMSRPLPTPRQGVALLRKAGWQWYHSKYVDVRRGAIGGVAMLLAGCCVLSYLWSYPDFKHERWRKYH; translated from the exons ATGATGAGCGTCTTCTCGAATATAAACAAGTCAAAGGTTAAACTGCTAAATGTGCTGTATTTCCTACAGTGTgatcaggagagaaaaaaaagtatgGTTTCAG CAGACAAGGAGTCAGGGACTGGCCAGAGGGAGCTGTGTCCATTTTGTGGCAGGCCTTTCAAGAGGCTAAAAACTCACCTTCCTCACTGCAAAATGGCACCTGTTGCCAAGGCGACAAAAAGCTCGGTGGCCCCTTCGGAGTCACGCAGCCCTGTCCTTGAACACGCTGCTTCGGAGAGGAGGACGACAGCAGTGATGCCGGAGGGGTTTTCAAATACAGACTTGACAGGAACGGTGACTTCCCCTGCCGTGAAGAAAAAGAGCACACGTCTCTCGGTGAAGACTGTGGTACCAAAGGTAAGcccaaacaaaaacatcacacCGAAAAATCTCCCAAAATTTGACCTTTCTAGTGGTCCACCTAAGGTCAAACCCAAGGTACAGGAGCAGGAGATGATGAAAACGGAAGAGTCAGATAAAAGCAGTCGACCTGGAGGTGGCAGGGAGGTGGTGTCTGCACAAAAGGGAAGGGGGTCAGCGTCCCTAAAAACGGACATCCACAGTGGGACCGCGGACAAGGTGAGAAGCCGCGAAAGTACAAAGAAAGGGCAGCGCAAGCGGAAGGCTCCGGATACGGAGATGCAGCAGACGTGCATGCCGTTTGGTCCTTTGAACGAGGATGGTGCTGTGACGCAGAAGTTGTTACTTGGGTCACTGTCATCAAATGGTAAGGCAGAAGGAGCTGGGAGGGAACTCCGTGCTCAAGAAATGGCCAACAGCAGGTCAGCTCCCGCTGAATGCCACATTTGGGGCCATAAGGGGACCAAGACGGATGTGTGGGATCATATTAAAAACGGTTTAACTGGCAAGAGCTGCAGACGTCTTCTCACGGCTGATCTGAGCGAAGCTGCCCTCGGGGTTGGACCCGCTTTCCAAGAAGTGGAACCTCAAAGTTCCCCGATTCTGGTCAACCAGGCCGGGCTTTTGTCCAAGCAAAGACCCGAGAACTTGTTTCCTAGAGCCAACGATGGCTCTGCCCCCTGCCACAACCCCGCAGGTGCGCTGTGGGAGCCGTGCGGGCGAGGGAGCCGTGTTGCTGGCCTGGAGTGGACACCGGAGTTGGCTACCTCCTACCGCGGTATAGGCTTCTCCATGCTTCCCTTGTGGTGCCCCACCGAGCACGTGCAGAGAAAGCCTCCGCCAGTGCAGCCAATTGCACGACAGGTTCAAG gtAGTGTGACTGAGCGAGCTCTCTTGGAGCTCAGGCTTGCGGAGCTGCCAACGTGGCTGATGTCACGACCCCTACCTACCCCCCGACAGGGCGTGGCATTGCTCCGGAAAG CAGGATGGCAGTGGTACCACAGTAAGTACGTCGATGTCCGGAGAGGGGCCATCGGCGGGGTGGCCATGCTGCTGGCTGGCTGCTGCGTCCTGAGTTACCTGTGGAGTTACCCCGACTTCA AACATGAGCGCTGGAGAAAGTACCACTGA
- the si:dkey-21c1.1 gene encoding protein FAM104A, with product MLTDSRKRKRNSGSEDSQTVPQAKRSGGGHSIFPEFGRDVWDSESSSSDSGVSSPEQSAGGSSGASGGSIQSTDSGGHCSTQGPCSPAGSAHIAEESFVNPGPYHHINRILREAHFNSLQTRGQPGAT from the exons ATGTTAACAGACAGCAG gaaaCGCAAGCGCAACAGTGGCAGTGAAGACAGCCAGACTGTTCCTCAGGCCAAGAGATCAGGAGGAGGTCACTCGATCTTCCCTGAGTTTGGTCGTGATGTCTGGGACTCTGAG TCGTCCAGCAGCGACAGCGGGGTCAGCAGCCCCGAGCAGTCAGCCGGCGGCAGCAGCGGTGCCAGCGGTGGCAGCATCCAGTCCACAGACAGCGGGGGACACTGCTCCACACAGGGACCCTGCAGTCCAGCTGGCTCCGCCCACATCGCCGAGGAGTCGTTCGTGAACCCGGGACCCTACCACCACATCAACCGCATCCTGCGGGAGGCGCACTTCAACAGCCTGCAGACCCGGGGCCAGCCAGGCGCCACATGA